The sequence caatgcatcgaatgatgaactgtccacagcagtcagtctatctatcgatatgctactactggtgttctcatcactgctgcATTTTATAGTAAAGgcttatgccgcaaacctcggcaacgaagaaccaaatcttctttcgctaggcctcaatcaatccaacaaggataatcaagaagtctttttatcaattttctaagtcccttgcatgcagctctgataccataaatgtagcgacccgacccggatccactacctaatcagagttaagagcataattaagcatgcattaaataaaattgatgcggaagacttaaatacaagcagaccggcagaatacaaccggctaacaaactcgatttatacaacccaatcaaattacttagataaaaacctacagctaaatactgctgtcttcaaggtcgctggctcctccaggctcctagtgctcaatcctgcacctacacctgccccgtcgaatagggtatccagatacacagaaaatactagacgtgagctctaagctcagtACAAAagtacggataaacatacaaatatgatgcatgaaaatgacagggtatccatatctgggataaatGCATACGaactactcagactggcgcctgggatataagctcgtcacatcggggtagctaaccactgtgtgcgaccactcattcccgaatcacggacgtGGACCACGgattccttcaggtatcagtacctaggggtactcgatatcaaacgtcctaacagggctgagcaaccctaactggctcatctcgaaagatatacagatgtacaggcacaagatgatatgcacatgccgcataacaataataacatgcaaacacataaatgcaacatataagcatgcatatccgctggcaatctcagtcagtacttacgtacctttctaaggcagtcctagtagtcccactctaggttccaagcctatcatcaagtctacaatgcaaatacccatgcatcattcaataagctctaaaagccttaactaagctattgaatactcctaaataatttaaggagaccatagctatacctgcgtccgtcgttagccacTGATGgcaactatcccgcaactaggcgcacacccctgctgcagctccacagcctcgagcactactccgctacacgagcgctgctccgctactcgagcactgctccgctactatgtcagacactgtctgactatactaaaatatattccctactccaactctaaaataagagtacccaaagccctaaaatagagctactaggcgaaggagaggaactcggaattggcaagaaatgaggagctcggacctcatatttataggcatcgatcagaagctccgttcctcgatcggaagctccgaacgtgtagatcggaagctccgttcccccgatcggaagctccgttcgctacgtgtcaattcggtccacatgcaaccacacacctgtcgccgacagccatcggaagctccgatcctgatcggacgttccgatctccctgcttccgatgtggttccgaactcaccaagatcggaagttccgatcctggatcggtggttccgatcccactcgaatcttgggaccctccaaaccatttttgagtgttctggatccatttttggactccgttaacccttctggaatttccttaatcatattttacttaatccaaacataattacatgattaaatacttattaatcattaattatggatacgggctactacaaatctGCACCAATAAAaggtagtgagcctaaaggctcaacaagtataaaccaTGAGGTACCTAAGGTTTAAAAATATATGAATGTTACTTAAAATACTAGTACTTATAATACCTTGAAACTTACTCGAAAAAAGTCTTAAAGATACAGGAAATGAGACTTGGAACTATAAAGGAAAGTCTTATGCAATGAACTCACGCCTTTAAACAAAACTCACGCTTGATACTTCAAATCAATTCATGCCTTTAAACTTAAATTTCGTAACTTTAACTTCAAACTCAAACTCACGCTTCACTTTAACTGAAACTCACACTTGAAAATTTAACTTTACTCACGCCTTCAAACATAAACTTTCTTAAACTTTAACTTTGAACTTTCCtttgtgaatttagatcctccattgtgaccctctgtttttaTCATTAAATTGATACAGTACTATGCCAGCAAGGAGGCCGAAATCTCTTCCGACGCCACATTTCCCCTTTACTCTCATTTGGTAGGTGTTCCGAGATGACTCCCGGTCACACACTACCCGTATACTTCGGTATGGGTTCCAAAATTTCTCCTGACCGTACACTACTCGTATATTTGGTAGGGGTTCCGAGATGACTCCCGTCCGCACATTACCCGTCTAATTTGGTAGAGATTCTGAGATTTCTCCCGACAACACAATATCCATCTATTTGGTAGAGGTTTCTGAGATGTCTCCCGGCCGCACACTACCCGTCTGATTTGGCAAGTAAGTCGAGGAATCCCCCTACCGAAATTGTCCATCTATTGTCACAATCAACTCTCCTCATTCAAAACTTTTACTTTAACTCAGATTCAAACTTTTACTTTAATCACATCAACACAAACCTTCACTTAAATCGAAAACGCGAAGGAATATCTTAACTTTCTTAAAAGTTTACTCAACTCAAAAGATATGAGCACACACTCGAATATATAACTTTAGGGGATGAAAATCCAGCTTTAAAACAAGAAATAATGATGATTAAGTGGCTAACCCTAGGGTAAACTACCCAACTATGACTCTTCTTTTTCTCAAACACGACTTACCTCGAACGGTTCAACCGAAAAACCCATAACTCAACCTTACCCTAATCAAATTTACACCCGATTGAACCGACACTCTCTTCACACTCAAAAAAACCCAAGGACCAGATTCAAACCTCCAAAGCAAACCCGAGAAGCCCGTTCACTCTGTGTTCCCGGACAGCCTCTAAACTCTCCCAAAATCTACACTAACCACCTCAACTTTATTCGCCCTTATCCTATCTAAAACATAATCGAATTGCGCCCAAATTGAACCTGCACGACCAAAACATCCTACACTTAAAATATGACAAGGCCAACCTCTGTCCAGACCTCTAAATCCAACACATCATAACCAAACTCTAGAGACCAATACAAGAGACCACAAAATTCTGCACAAGACCATGATTAACCTAACTCCTTATGAACcattcatcgattgaattcccAGCTTCCAGCCCTTAAACCAACCTTAATAAACTCCCTTTATACCACAATGAAACCTCAATCCAAGCCATCGTACCCAAAGCTAGCTCAAAATCCATTTTAGGCCGACTTATCACAATCGGAAACCCTAACACATGACCACGACTTCAGCCCCCAACCCTTCACCTCCAGCCCTTCAAACCAATCCAAACCTCATccaataaatcattttaaacaCATTTCATCTAGCCTAGGAAGCCCTTTACACCATTCAATCAAATTTTTAGAAAACAAACTCAAACGCCACAAGCTAGCAAGCTGAAGTTTTTTTGGAATGCATAATGCCACTTCAAGTATTGACTAATACACATAACATGGATCATTTTAACATCAATAATTCAAGCATAACTCAAAATTTCACATGAAGCCTACTGTTTTTTGgagaaaaaatcaaaatacatGCAAGAATCAACCAAGTCTCAACTCCAAACCATCACATAACTCATTTTAACTACAAAATTCAAGAGTGATTCGAAATTTAGCAAGCAAAATACTGATTTTTCATCAAAATTTAGAAACTCTATCtcaaacaacatgaaaaattcaaaataatctcaagaacataGCACAAATCATAGTAACTTTGCTTGATGGCCAAGGAAATGACATATACTTGCCTCAAATCCTCAAAGAGCAAGAAAATGAGATGGAATGGAGCTGGAAATAGAAAATTACAGCAGCTACACCTTCCTTGGACGTGCTCCGGCCGGTTATGTTGTGGAATGGTGGCGGCGACGGCAAGGTGGAGGATGGAGATAGCCGACAGGTTTTGGGAGTGAAAAGAGAAGGGCGGCGGCTTCAAGGGTGAAAAGGGGGGCTAGggttttaatcttttaattgatTTAGGGTTGGAACAAATAATAGTGTGTATATGTATTTGTGTGTGTATTGGTGTAAGCATGTGTGtgcaaaagtttaaaaatattactcCTTCAACTTATAAAAGTACTACTTTATGTTTTACAACTTTAGCACTACTCAAACTTAGCCCCTTTaaattcttaattttcaaaattaatgaaTTGAAGGAATTAATTGAATTTCACTAGTCCGGTTTcaaaatgctaatttttttggaaaattctaaaataaactcaaaaatgTCTTAAAGGCGATTTTGGTCACCcagaaaatctaaaaaaaattaaaactttgtTTATTCTCCTCAATTCCTCACAAATATCAACTCTTGTAAAAAAATCTAAGAATTTACCGCCAAAATCCACCATCCCCTCATGATGGAACCGGAAGTCACTGAACTCAAGAATCTCAAGAATAATTAGATTAAATATTTAAGcaacataaaatttaatggaatttaaagcaattaaatctgaaaaattaaaattataaatattaaaatgaaATTAGGCATGCAATCCAAATTATAAAATTCTAGGCGCTACAATTCCTTAGAACTCAAGAATTCTTTTAAATCAATACTCAAACATTTTTATGTCACAACGATataattgtagtagcccgtaaccaaaatcagtaattgagggattaatcataattacttgggtaaagttcggaagctccgaaggtgagttcggaagctccgatcaggatcggaagctccgaacaggatcggaagctccgatcggtattacgtcaggcatgacgtgtggcacgatcggaagctccgatcaggaccggaagctccgatcacccctatccagagtcaacaagtgatattttgacacatggcagatcaggatcttcggaagctccgatggcaatCACCGGCTTTGGGAGACGACGAATTTGCACCTGATCAATATTAATTCACAACTTCTTTTAGCAATCTATATATGCTTGTGTTAAACAGCAGATTCATAACTCATTGGGATTCAAACCTGCAAATCGAGGACATTCAGACGTCCGAAATTGTCGTAGTCGGCGTACCCATTTTTGCCTCTGAACGATTGATCACCTCCACTGCAAAAGGCTTGTGTGCCCTGTAATTTTTTGCgagttttaaaataaacattaacTGACTATTACACAATAAATTGCTTTAGATTTGCTATTTGTTTGttaaaaagaaattaaataccttttcgatgaaaataatgacccCAATAGTATTATCGTCCCTGGCATCATTGAATGCTCGCATGAGCTCCTTCACAGTGTGAGGCCTGAATGCATTCCTCCTCTCTGGCCTGTTGATTGTTATCTGTTGCccacaaaatataatattacGTACACATTCAACAAGGTAATAACTTTACCAATCAGCAAAAACTCCCCCATCTTTTGGGCTCTAGTTATAATTAACTCAAAAGTCTTGATCTTTCGTATAtatatttcaagaaaaaaaaaataccttGGCAATGCCTTCTCCGACGGATTTTTCGTAGATGATATCGGTGAACGGCTTCCCGGACTCATCGGGCACCTGCCTCCATTCTGGAATAAATTTTAAGAATgtttcgatcgaggttcggacgttccgatcaaggatcggaagttccgatcgttgtctataaatagaaggccgaggcttcactttcatttgccaattccgagttctcctttccattctagtccttttggagatGTTCTAGttttcttaggcttggtccggaggtcagcgaggtgttcggtagtcgtagcggagttgtgcccaagttctggaggcatcaacatcaaagggctaacgacggacgaaggtatagcttttgcttcctataaatatttgggagtatgcaatagcttagttaaggcttttagagcactttaatgatagtagtatcatttggcagtgtagagcagactataggcgtggacctagagttggtagagcttgctctgttttgaggtacgaaagtactgttcgaaatatcctgactgagtatgcatgtattatgtgactgcatgatttatatgccatgatattatgctgcattcatttgcatcttgctgtatctctttcgagatgtctgttagtagggttgtaccctatcctgttagtggatggacttccatcgatttgggtccggcgtatccacggttatctcggtatgggagccacctcctgaagcgacggcacagcgtgctacataccagggcccggtctgtctctgttatctgatccttgacctcgagtctataggaagttcactttgcatgcatgtatactcatactctcgcactgagcgttttatgctcacgtctcgtactctgtattttttggacaccctattccatggggcaggtttgcgattggacgaggagggtggatccaggaggggctagtcagtggttggccagctggagcttcgcttaagTTTtactactgttgtttgggtttatacagctattcgatttggttgtatattattggatagattacagattccttttcttgggattgtatatttgtttatggattccgcagttttattctgatatctgttttattaagttaattgcatgcctaaattctgtttagtaggtgatccgggtaagggtcactacaataatagtcatttaaataataaaaagagagattaaaataatttaaataaaatagttgaacatttaaaagtcatttgaataaatacacaagaggaattaaaaatcttaaaacaaATTGGACAATCAAAAGCCCTTAGATAAATAAGGtacacatttaaaataatttaaataatcatccAATAAACTTaagtaatttttaataaataagcgggacagttaaaatcatttgaataagaaaggttaaacctttaaaatcattaaaacaaataagttatataataaaatcatttaaataaataaacttaaacaattaaaagcattaattaaatattttgtacaataaaatcatttaaataaataattaacattttattaactcataaatcaaataaattatttaaatcaaataaatttaaaaataataatcataatatttatttaattttatgcataCAACTTAGTACATTGGATTTTAGGCCCTACAATTCCTCTCTCCCCCCACTCTTAAATGGAATTCCGTACTCGAAATTTGaaacttactaactaggtccaCACTAAATTTTCTAACCTTACACCCACATGAGTTGACACAAAATCAGCTTTCGATGCTTATTGATATCTATATCACCAAGTGTATGATTAACTCTTACTGCAATATTAATTCCTTGTTCTTATTTACTCCCAAGTGATTTTATcctaaaaaaattttcaaatcacTGTTCCAATAGGACTTTAAGAGTTTCAATTTGCCACTTAAAGTTCTACAATACCTGATACTTTCCTTAGTTCGATGACTTTAAATCCTTGGTCACAACTTCAAGCAATAGAGGTTcctaaaatcaataaaaaatttatgtcgATCtcaaccaaaaattaaaaactttcTCACAAGGGATTGTGCTTAATATCTACTTATCTATTAAGCTTAACACATACGATATTGGACTCGAGCTCCTAAGAAATTCCCAATTTCCCAAAATACTTAACAACCAAACACTCACTTTTCTAAACACGATAGCTTCAATAAAAGGGTTTTCTCAAAAACTTTCATAAAGTACAGTTCAAAATTTTTCTACATTATTAGTCATAGTCAAAACACCGCCAAGAATCATTGAAAGACAtgcttaaaagttttaaataaataatgtatgcacaaaatttataaaaatatatgctttcgaaaattatattttcgttTCCAaaacattttcttaaaatttttctcacaagtcagcgcatttatcaaaaatatttctGCATGCAGACAAATAATTTCAGAAATTATTTTAGAAATGACAAATAGATGGAATTTGTTGCCCGCAAAAGCTCTAAAATTTCTCAATCGACTCACTAGACTTGTTCAAGCTTCTAAAATCATTTAACTCTCTTCCAAAAATCCTTAGGTCTGATACTCTACCAAAACTCCTCAACGAGTCTCAAACTCTGACCCATACAAACGAATCAAATTTCAAGTCTTAAACTCGATAAAGacaaaaacttaaatagatgATACCTCAACTTTAGACAACCTACTGCAACTAGACTAATTGCATCCATTCATTATGTAGTAACAACTTAAAGTAACAAAACATAAATGTTCGACAACCAATAGAAAAATCCATGACAACCCAAGGATTGGAAGGCAATAATTTCTTGGTGACAGCAGCCTAGCTGAACAATTTAACAATTTACCTACTGTACATAGCCAGAATCTTGTTTCTCAATTAATACGTATCACGCTAAGACACATCTTAAACACTAAGACATGCCATGAGCAATACtaccaaatcaaaacaaaacccAAATACCCGGTCAACCTTTAAATTCCACCAACACGTCCTCCAGAATGCAGGGCAGCAGAAGGAAGACGAAATTGACAGCAAAGAAATG comes from Henckelia pumila isolate YLH828 chromosome 4, ASM3356847v2, whole genome shotgun sequence and encodes:
- the LOC140861331 gene encoding 1,4-dihydroxy-2-naphthoyl-CoA synthase, peroxisomal-like, coding for MDAISLVAVGCLKLRQRSELPILDRNVRTSIETFLKFIPEWRQVPDESGKPFTDIIYEKSVGEGIAKITINRPERRNAFRPHTVKELMRAFNDARDDNTIGVIIFIEKGTQAFCSGGDQSFRGKNGYADYDNFGRLNVLDLQVQIRRLPKPVIAIGASEDPDLPCVKISLVDSG